One genomic segment of Porphyromonadaceae bacterium W3.11 includes these proteins:
- a CDS encoding MerR family transcriptional regulator: MARRKKSNVKGVYWRKQGHDKDQRLFYSISEVAEMFDIEEHMLRTWEKHTPLKPQRSVSSGARMYTNEDLKLVERLRYLIVEKGIQLSMVSKFIDLGSLETELKIRDKLLDIRKKVTALRAMVDEQLDEANPDIL, encoded by the coding sequence ATGGCACGACGAAAAAAATCTAATGTCAAAGGTGTGTACTGGCGTAAGCAAGGACATGATAAGGACCAGAGACTCTTTTATTCTATTAGCGAAGTCGCTGAGATGTTTGATATTGAGGAGCACATGCTTCGGACATGGGAAAAGCATACACCTCTCAAACCTCAACGCTCTGTTAGTAGCGGTGCTAGGATGTACACTAATGAGGATTTGAAATTGGTGGAGCGACTAAGATATCTGATCGTAGAGAAAGGGATTCAATTATCTATGGTCTCAAAGTTTATTGACCTTGGTAGTCTAGAAACAGAATTAAAGATTCGTGACAAACTTTTGGACATAAGAAAGAAAGTGACAGCACTCAGAGCCATGGTTGATGAGCAATTAGACGAAGCCAATCCAGATATATTATAA
- a CDS encoding NAD(P)-dependent oxidoreductase — MATKVLIATEKPFAPIAVEKIRDIIEGNGFELVLCEKYTEKSQLLAAVADVDAMIVRSDKIDAEVIEAAKNLKIVVRAGAGYDNVDCEAATKHNVVVMNTPGQNANAVAELVFALLLHHKRAHLGGGSGSELMGKRFGVMSYGNIGENAARIAKGFGMDVRAFSRSTPSNHFWKDGYMFYNDRKTMFSEVDIMVIAMPSAANTKGMINYEMMNAMPKGGIIVNIARKDLVNEEDLKKVLADRPDLSYLTDVKPDCEAEIAEKFPKQYLATAKKMGAQTAEANINAGMAAASQIVGFIKDGNEKFRVNK; from the coding sequence ATGGCAACTAAAGTATTGATTGCAACAGAGAAGCCTTTTGCTCCTATTGCAGTAGAAAAAATTAGAGATATTATTGAGGGTAACGGTTTTGAACTCGTTTTATGTGAAAAGTACACAGAGAAGAGTCAACTTCTTGCAGCCGTAGCTGACGTAGATGCTATGATTGTTCGCTCAGATAAAATTGATGCTGAGGTCATCGAGGCAGCTAAGAACCTTAAGATTGTGGTTCGTGCAGGTGCTGGTTATGACAATGTGGACTGTGAAGCTGCTACTAAGCATAATGTAGTGGTGATGAACACCCCAGGTCAGAACGCCAATGCTGTTGCCGAGCTAGTCTTCGCACTTCTACTTCACCACAAGCGTGCTCACTTAGGCGGTGGTAGCGGTAGTGAATTAATGGGCAAGCGTTTTGGTGTTATGTCTTATGGTAACATCGGTGAGAATGCAGCTCGTATCGCTAAAGGTTTTGGTATGGATGTCAGAGCATTTAGTCGCTCTACTCCATCTAACCACTTCTGGAAAGATGGGTATATGTTCTATAACGATAGAAAAACCATGTTCAGTGAAGTGGATATAATGGTCATCGCTATGCCATCAGCAGCCAATACTAAGGGTATGATCAACTATGAAATGATGAACGCTATGCCAAAGGGTGGTATTATCGTTAATATCGCACGTAAGGATCTTGTCAATGAAGAAGACCTTAAGAAAGTCCTAGCAGATCGTCCTGACCTTAGCTATCTAACTGATGTTAAGCCAGACTGTGAAGCCGAAATCGCTGAGAAGTTCCCAAAACAATATCTAGCTACTGCTAAGAAGATGGGTGCTCAGACTGCTGAAGCAAATATTAATGCAGGTATGGCTGCTGCTTCTCAAATCGTGGGCTTCATCAAAGATGGTAACGAGAAATTTAGAGTGAATAAGTAA
- a CDS encoding DUF1015 domain-containing protein, whose protein sequence is MAIVKPFKGIRPPKELVLKVNSRPYDVLNSEEAREEAKGNEMSLYHIIRPEINFPVGKDEHDEDVYQMAATQFKKFRDEGWLVQDEKPCYYIYAQTMDGRTQYGIVVGAHVDDYMKGNIKKHELTRKDKEEDRMKHVRVNNANVEPVFFSFEDNKILQDIIDKYKKTEPEYDFVAEIDGFGHHFWVVSDDKDIETITKAFADIPVMYIADGHHRSAAAALVGDEKRRNNPNHTGDEEYNYFMAVCFPASHLHIIDYNRVVKDLNGNTPEEFLEKVSKNFDVEEKEGTYKPNKLHNFGLYLGGKWYSLTAKPGTYDDKDPIGVLDVTVSSDLILRDILGIEDLRTSKRIDFVGGIRGLKELERRVDNGEMVAALALYPVSMQQLIDIADSGNIMPPKTTWFEPKLRSGLVIHSLEDDK, encoded by the coding sequence ATGGCAATTGTAAAACCATTTAAAGGAATAAGACCTCCTAAAGAACTTGTATTGAAAGTGAATTCTCGCCCTTATGATGTCCTTAATAGCGAAGAAGCTCGTGAGGAAGCAAAGGGTAATGAGATGTCATTATATCATATCATTCGTCCAGAGATCAACTTTCCTGTAGGAAAGGATGAGCATGACGAGGATGTTTATCAGATGGCAGCTACTCAATTCAAGAAGTTCCGCGATGAAGGTTGGTTGGTACAGGATGAGAAACCTTGTTACTACATCTATGCCCAGACAATGGATGGCCGTACTCAGTATGGTATAGTGGTAGGGGCTCATGTTGATGATTACATGAAGGGTAACATCAAGAAGCACGAATTGACTCGTAAAGACAAAGAAGAGGACCGCATGAAGCATGTTCGTGTGAATAATGCTAACGTAGAGCCTGTGTTCTTCTCTTTCGAGGACAATAAGATACTACAGGATATCATTGATAAGTATAAAAAGACTGAGCCAGAGTACGATTTCGTAGCTGAGATTGACGGCTTTGGTCACCACTTCTGGGTGGTAAGTGATGACAAGGATATTGAAACTATCACAAAAGCTTTTGCTGATATCCCTGTCATGTACATCGCTGATGGACACCACAGATCAGCTGCTGCAGCTCTTGTTGGTGACGAAAAGCGTCGTAATAACCCTAATCATACTGGTGATGAAGAGTATAACTACTTCATGGCAGTTTGTTTCCCTGCAAGTCACCTTCATATCATAGACTATAATCGTGTAGTTAAGGATTTGAATGGTAATACCCCAGAGGAATTTTTGGAAAAAGTATCAAAGAACTTCGACGTTGAAGAAAAAGAAGGTACATATAAGCCTAATAAGTTGCACAACTTTGGTTTGTATCTAGGTGGTAAGTGGTATTCACTGACCGCTAAGCCTGGTACATACGATGATAAAGATCCTATCGGTGTACTAGACGTTACAGTATCTTCTGATTTAATTCTTAGAGATATTTTAGGGATTGAAGATCTTCGTACAAGTAAGAGAATTGATTTTGTAGGTGGAATTCGTGGACTCAAAGAATTGGAGCGTAGAGTTGATAACGGTGAGATGGTTGCTGCTTTAGCACTTTATCCAGTCTCTATGCAACAGCTTATTGATATTGCCGATTCTGGTAATATTATGCCACCAAAGACTACTTGGTTTGAACCTAAGCTACGTAGTGGTCTCGTAATTCACTCACTTGAGGACGATAAGTAA
- a CDS encoding aspartate ammonia-lyase, with protein sequence MSNKKRTESDLLGAMEIDNEHLYGIQTERAMINFKFSPFKVNTYPYFVEALAITKQGAAIANHKLGLLTDEVKDAIVQACEEIRDGKHHEHFPVDMIQGGAGTSTNMNANEVIANRALEIMGYERGDYAKHCTPNDHVNRSQSTNDAYPTAIHLGLYRTYLAIIPHIEEMVKALRKKGEEFKDVVKMGRTQLQDAVPMTLGQTFNGFASILEEEIPNLKHASDQLLVVNMGATAIGTGITSEPGYAEACIDALRDITGWDISLAHDLVGATSDTSHLIGYSAALRRIAVKVSKISNDLRLLSSGPRAGLGEIELPARQPGSSIMPGKVNPVIPEVATQAALKIIGNDVAVTMAGEASQMELNAMEPVMAQCCFESSDYLVTALDTLRELCIVGIKANAEKTLEDVHNSLGIVTALNPFIGYKNSTKIAKEAVATGKGIVEIVLEKGILSKEQLDTILDPQNLIKPVHLDIKPLKDFEG encoded by the coding sequence ATGTCAAATAAGAAGCGTACAGAGAGCGACCTTTTGGGAGCTATGGAGATTGACAACGAGCATCTTTATGGTATTCAGACTGAGAGAGCAATGATTAATTTCAAGTTCTCTCCATTCAAAGTAAATACTTATCCATACTTTGTTGAAGCTTTGGCTATCACAAAGCAGGGTGCAGCAATTGCTAACCACAAGCTAGGTCTTCTAACTGATGAGGTAAAAGACGCGATTGTTCAAGCATGTGAAGAGATTCGTGATGGAAAGCACCATGAGCACTTCCCTGTAGATATGATACAGGGTGGAGCAGGTACATCTACCAACATGAACGCTAATGAGGTGATTGCTAACCGTGCTCTAGAGATCATGGGTTACGAAAGAGGTGATTATGCTAAGCACTGTACACCTAATGACCACGTGAACCGTTCACAATCTACCAATGATGCATATCCAACTGCTATCCACTTAGGTCTATACAGAACTTATCTTGCTATTATCCCTCATATCGAAGAGATGGTAAAAGCACTTCGTAAGAAAGGTGAAGAGTTCAAAGACGTTGTGAAGATGGGACGTACTCAGCTTCAGGATGCTGTGCCAATGACACTTGGACAGACTTTCAATGGCTTTGCTTCTATCCTTGAAGAAGAAATCCCTAATCTTAAGCATGCTTCTGATCAGCTTCTTGTTGTGAACATGGGTGCTACAGCTATCGGTACAGGTATTACTTCTGAGCCAGGGTATGCTGAAGCATGTATTGATGCACTACGTGATATTACTGGATGGGATATCTCTTTAGCACATGACCTAGTAGGTGCTACATCTGACACATCACACCTCATTGGATACTCAGCTGCTCTTCGTAGAATTGCTGTTAAGGTGAGCAAGATCAGTAATGACCTTCGCCTTCTTTCAAGTGGTCCTCGTGCAGGCCTTGGTGAGATTGAGCTACCAGCTCGTCAGCCAGGATCAAGTATCATGCCAGGAAAGGTTAACCCTGTAATCCCTGAAGTTGCTACACAAGCAGCTCTTAAGATTATTGGTAATGATGTCGCTGTTACTATGGCTGGAGAAGCTTCACAGATGGAGCTTAACGCTATGGAGCCAGTTATGGCACAGTGCTGCTTCGAGAGCTCTGACTATCTAGTTACTGCTCTTGATACTCTTCGTGAGCTATGTATCGTTGGTATTAAGGCAAATGCTGAGAAGACCCTTGAGGATGTTCATAATAGCCTTGGTATCGTAACCGCTCTAAATCCATTCATCGGTTACAAGAACTCTACTAAGATTGCTAAGGAAGCGGTAGCTACTGGTAAGGGTATTGTAGAGATTGTTCTTGAGAAGGGTATTCTTTCTAAGGAGCAACTAGATACTATCCTTGATCCACAGAACTTGATCAAGCCAGTTCACCTAGATATTAAGCCACTTAAGGACTTTGAAGGCTAA